A window of Ketobacter sp. MCCC 1A13808 contains these coding sequences:
- the grxD gene encoding Grx4 family monothiol glutaredoxin: METLEVIKDQISTNNVILYMKGTPQFPQCGFSSRAVEALMTIGKPFAYVNILEHPDIRAELPKYANWPTFPQLWVKGELLGGSDIIMEMAQQGELKTVIDEAVVEE; the protein is encoded by the coding sequence ATGGAAACGCTTGAAGTCATAAAAGACCAAATATCCACCAATAATGTCATTCTTTATATGAAGGGTACCCCCCAGTTCCCCCAGTGCGGTTTCTCTTCCCGTGCCGTTGAAGCATTGATGACCATCGGCAAACCGTTCGCTTACGTCAATATTCTTGAACATCCGGACATCCGTGCGGAACTGCCGAAATACGCCAATTGGCCTACATTTCCGCAATTGTGGGTGAAAGGGGAGTTGTTGGGCGGCAGTGATATTATTATGGAGATGGCTCAGCAGGGTGAGCTGAAAACGGTTATCGATGAAGCGGTTGTTGAAGAATAG
- a CDS encoding START domain-containing protein: MRFVLLLLISGCLLFATDDSVAWQQQKSPEEGITVWTEAGSAFDKVRVEADINAPLLPLLALLQDPAEQLNWFPYLKKVEMIKRLSPTQTLVHIQTGSAWLVKARDAITLFTVSQPGAGVIDIEMQNRPDAIPELKGFKRVQTSFGHWQLTALPGCKTRTRFEAGSQWGGAIPQWLADKSNVDVAIETIVNLGQWAPAHYRNYQPYDFLQVPAVHEKCD; this comes from the coding sequence ATGCGATTTGTATTGCTGCTGTTAATAAGCGGCTGCCTGCTGTTTGCTACGGATGATTCCGTGGCATGGCAGCAGCAGAAGTCACCCGAGGAAGGTATTACGGTTTGGACGGAAGCGGGAAGTGCGTTTGATAAAGTGCGGGTAGAGGCAGATATTAATGCACCACTACTACCGTTGCTAGCGCTGTTACAGGATCCGGCTGAACAGCTGAACTGGTTTCCCTATTTGAAAAAAGTGGAAATGATAAAACGACTCAGCCCGACACAAACACTGGTGCATATCCAAACCGGTTCAGCCTGGTTAGTTAAAGCGAGAGACGCGATCACGTTGTTTACGGTTTCACAACCTGGCGCGGGTGTCATCGATATTGAAATGCAAAACCGGCCTGATGCCATTCCGGAACTAAAGGGGTTTAAACGGGTTCAGACCAGTTTCGGGCACTGGCAATTGACTGCATTGCCCGGTTGTAAAACCCGAACCCGTTTTGAAGCAGGTAGTCAGTGGGGTGGTGCAATCCCGCAATGGTTAGCGGACAAAAGCAATGTTGATGTTGCGATAGAGACGATTGTAAATCTGGGGCAGTGGGCTCCAGCGCACTACCGTAACTATCAACCCTATGATTTTTTGCAGGTTCCTGCCGTTCACGAAAAATGCGATTGA
- a CDS encoding hydantoinase B/oxoprolinase family protein yields MNPIELSVFSSRIESICDEMGAALKRAAFSPNIKDRLDFSCAIFDAKGNLTAQAAHIPVHLGSMAYAMASIVTRLEWAAGDMVVVNDPFMGGTHLPDVTVIAPVFDAGALIAFVANRAHHANIGASAPGSMPVSGNLHEEGVVIAPDYLIRKGEWQLGLLEKLAGLPAGSLSQDSASDVTSVGDFTAQVSANRVGVTRLQQLIERYGSNGYLRMVEDLNQYAEILARDSLLEIPDGEYRFLDCLDDDGLGNENIAIVACITIKSGEVEVDFAGTSAQVPGNVNCPLSVAAAAVLYVFRCLMPERVPACAGAFRCIQLKAEAGSLLNARYPAAVAAGNVETSTRIVDVILGALSQAIPQRIPAASHGSMNNLAMGAVYDDGRRWDYYETMAGGMGASPTGDGLSAVQTHMTNTLNTPVESLEAHYPLRVLRYQIRTGSGGTGQHRGGDGLVREVAFLQPATVTLLTERRVNAPWGLNGGGEAERGRNTLNNKIVAGKVTLQVKPGDVLTVATPGGGGWTE; encoded by the coding sequence ATGAACCCAATCGAACTCAGTGTGTTTTCCAGCAGAATTGAATCCATTTGCGACGAAATGGGTGCCGCGCTGAAGCGCGCTGCCTTTTCACCCAATATCAAGGACCGTCTGGATTTCTCCTGCGCCATCTTTGATGCGAAAGGTAATCTCACTGCACAGGCTGCCCATATTCCGGTGCATCTGGGCAGCATGGCTTACGCGATGGCGTCTATCGTGACCCGACTTGAATGGGCCGCGGGTGATATGGTGGTGGTGAACGATCCGTTTATGGGGGGCACCCACCTGCCGGATGTCACTGTGATCGCTCCGGTGTTTGATGCCGGTGCACTCATCGCCTTTGTCGCCAACCGTGCGCATCATGCCAATATTGGAGCCAGTGCGCCGGGTTCCATGCCGGTATCCGGTAATCTTCACGAAGAAGGCGTGGTGATCGCTCCGGATTATCTGATTCGCAAAGGTGAGTGGCAGCTCGGATTATTGGAAAAGCTGGCGGGGCTGCCGGCTGGCAGTTTATCGCAGGATAGTGCGAGCGATGTGACATCGGTTGGCGATTTCACGGCACAGGTCAGTGCGAACCGGGTGGGTGTGACGCGTTTGCAGCAGCTCATCGAGCGCTATGGCTCGAATGGTTATTTGCGCATGGTTGAGGATCTGAATCAGTACGCAGAAATCCTGGCCCGGGATAGCTTGCTGGAAATTCCCGATGGCGAGTACCGTTTTCTGGATTGTCTGGACGACGACGGCCTGGGTAACGAAAACATTGCGATTGTGGCCTGTATCACTATTAAAAGCGGCGAGGTTGAAGTGGACTTTGCCGGCACCTCCGCTCAGGTGCCGGGCAATGTGAACTGCCCGTTGTCGGTCGCAGCGGCTGCGGTTTTGTATGTGTTTCGCTGCTTGATGCCGGAGCGGGTGCCCGCCTGTGCCGGTGCCTTTCGGTGCATTCAATTGAAAGCGGAAGCGGGCAGTTTGCTCAACGCACGTTATCCGGCAGCCGTGGCCGCAGGCAATGTGGAAACCAGTACCCGCATTGTCGATGTGATTTTGGGCGCGTTGTCGCAAGCAATACCGCAGCGGATTCCGGCTGCCAGTCACGGCAGTATGAACAATCTGGCAATGGGGGCCGTTTATGATGACGGCAGGCGCTGGGATTATTATGAAACCATGGCCGGCGGAATGGGTGCATCGCCAACGGGGGACGGGTTGAGTGCGGTTCAGACCCATATGACCAATACCCTGAATACGCCGGTGGAAAGCCTGGAGGCGCATTATCCATTGCGGGTGCTGCGCTATCAGATCCGAACCGGTTCCGGCGGAACGGGACAGCACCGGGGAGGCGATGGTCTGGTGCGGGAAGTCGCCTTTTTGCAACCGGCGACAGTGACTCTGCTAACGGAGCGACGTGTCAATGCGCCGTGGGGGTTAAACGGGGGAGGCGAGGCAGAACGGGGCAGAAATACGTTAAATAATAAAATAGTCGCCGGCAAAGTGACTTTGCAGGTGAAACCAGGGGATGTACTGACAGTGGCGACACCGGGTGGTGGTGGCTGGACTGAGTGA
- a CDS encoding EAL domain-containing protein gives MKLQTKFFIILVLLVLVPSLVIISLTKGRFSSMVEVSTQKQVGMFAEQVSWSIQSSEEALADLQQTIAQILIESENAVTDPRVETSWIVHLTAQLDQLRQEQPFARYIEIKHENGKVLTHSGYPLQNLQNHPGRAFLQSDGHLFLSSTQSLPLNATSENYHLRIDIGLDNLERLIKTTRRKSHTMLMLQNADHDILIDDSSLASALDSALALISGNIGTANHSQAFTWNRSSFHLNQQSLSGQASLIVLSPNLNEEVFSENLYSQLSYVAVISLLFSLFIIHGMTTALITQPLKQFQNLVKNIMDGNLKQRLTMNRSDEVGQLSGSLEDLRKHLQDTSQHIEELAYFDTLTGLPNKVNFIDTIQKLIEKSNSSRHHVAILFFDLDNFKHVNDGLGHELGDTLLMQVGARLKESIRSHDVLSNSSREWNDENDAMIARLGGDEFTVVLSKIGSAGEAAKVAERILQRLSQSFLLKDSEIFISASIGISMFPKDGNTPEILLKNADLAMYSAKSNGKNNFRFYDAQMNTPMLERIELESSMRTALENHEFLLHFQPKIPLNGGHRYEYETLMRWQHPTRGMISPGLFIPMAEDCGYIQNLGDWAIEQCCIQIEQWNQRDIKPLSVSVNLSPVQLNYGNPLQTIKRCLAIYKVEPHQLEIEITESGLMQNENHAINLLRDIKALGVRIALDDFGTGYSSLAYLLRFPIDTLKIDRAFIKDLEHNEESLIVLETIISLAKRLNLEVVAEGVETEEQFKLLKDRDCDYIQGFYFSKPLIAEEAMDYVVEYFNALPETISVFPAPRRLPN, from the coding sequence ATGAAATTACAGACTAAGTTTTTCATCATCCTGGTGCTACTGGTGCTGGTACCTTCCCTGGTGATCATATCGCTAACCAAAGGCCGCTTTTCATCCATGGTAGAAGTCTCTACCCAAAAGCAGGTTGGCATGTTCGCTGAACAAGTATCCTGGTCTATTCAATCCAGCGAGGAAGCACTTGCAGACTTACAACAGACAATTGCTCAAATTTTAATCGAGTCCGAGAACGCTGTAACCGATCCTCGCGTCGAAACCAGCTGGATAGTGCACTTGACTGCACAACTGGACCAGCTCCGGCAAGAGCAGCCGTTTGCCCGCTATATTGAAATCAAACACGAGAACGGAAAAGTGCTCACTCATTCCGGTTATCCGTTGCAGAACCTGCAGAATCATCCCGGCCGGGCCTTTTTACAAAGTGATGGCCACCTTTTCTTATCCAGCACCCAATCCTTACCCCTCAATGCAACTAGCGAGAACTATCATTTACGCATTGATATCGGCCTGGACAACCTGGAACGACTAATTAAAACAACCCGACGAAAATCCCACACCATGCTCATGCTGCAAAACGCCGACCATGACATTCTGATTGATGACAGCTCGTTAGCGTCTGCATTGGACAGCGCCCTTGCACTTATTTCCGGCAATATAGGTACAGCAAACCATTCTCAGGCATTTACCTGGAACCGTTCCAGTTTTCATCTCAACCAGCAGAGTCTGTCCGGTCAGGCGTCTTTGATCGTTTTAAGCCCGAATCTTAACGAGGAAGTATTTTCAGAAAACCTGTATTCACAGCTGAGTTATGTGGCTGTGATTTCATTGCTATTCAGTCTTTTCATTATCCATGGCATGACCACCGCATTAATCACCCAGCCGCTGAAACAGTTTCAGAATCTGGTCAAAAATATTATGGATGGCAACCTCAAACAACGTCTAACCATGAACCGGAGCGATGAAGTAGGCCAGCTTTCCGGCAGCCTGGAAGACTTACGCAAACATCTGCAGGATACATCACAGCATATCGAGGAGCTGGCTTACTTTGACACCCTGACCGGGCTGCCGAATAAAGTTAATTTCATCGATACCATTCAAAAGCTGATTGAGAAATCAAATTCTTCACGACATCACGTGGCCATTTTATTTTTTGACCTGGACAATTTTAAACATGTGAATGACGGGCTCGGCCACGAACTTGGCGATACCTTGCTAATGCAAGTGGGTGCACGACTCAAGGAAAGCATTCGTAGTCACGATGTCCTCAGCAACAGCTCCAGAGAATGGAACGATGAAAACGACGCCATGATTGCACGACTGGGCGGAGATGAGTTCACTGTTGTCCTTTCCAAAATCGGTTCGGCCGGTGAAGCTGCGAAAGTAGCAGAAAGAATACTGCAACGACTGAGTCAATCGTTTCTGCTCAAAGACAGTGAAATATTCATCAGTGCCAGTATCGGCATTTCGATGTTTCCCAAAGATGGAAATACCCCTGAAATATTATTGAAAAACGCCGATTTAGCTATGTATTCAGCGAAATCAAATGGTAAGAACAATTTCCGATTCTACGATGCGCAAATGAATACCCCTATGCTGGAACGCATCGAATTAGAGTCTTCAATGCGCACCGCTTTGGAAAACCACGAATTCCTTTTGCACTTCCAACCGAAAATTCCGCTCAACGGGGGCCACCGCTATGAATACGAAACCCTGATGCGGTGGCAGCACCCTACCCGCGGCATGATCAGCCCCGGTTTGTTCATCCCCATGGCAGAAGACTGCGGATACATTCAAAATTTAGGAGATTGGGCGATTGAGCAATGCTGCATACAAATAGAACAGTGGAATCAGCGCGACATAAAACCGTTGAGTGTCTCTGTCAATTTGTCGCCCGTGCAGCTTAACTATGGTAACCCGCTCCAAACCATCAAGCGCTGCCTTGCTATCTATAAGGTCGAACCGCATCAGCTTGAAATCGAGATTACAGAATCCGGACTGATGCAAAACGAAAACCATGCGATTAATTTGCTAAGGGATATAAAAGCCTTGGGTGTGCGAATTGCGCTGGATGATTTCGGAACCGGCTATTCGTCACTGGCCTACTTGCTGCGTTTTCCCATCGACACGTTAAAAATTGACCGGGCGTTTATCAAAGATCTTGAACACAATGAAGAATCGTTAATCGTACTTGAAACCATTATCTCATTGGCGAAACGCCTGAATTTGGAAGTGGTTGCGGAAGGAGTGGAGACGGAAGAGCAGTTCAAACTGTTAAAAGACCGGGATTGTGATTACATCCAGGGATTCTACTTTTCCAAGCCGCTCATCGCAGAGGAAGCCATGGACTACGTAGTAGAGTATTTCAATGCGCTTCCGGAAACGATTAGCGTTTTCCCGGCACCTCGTCGTTTACCAAACTGA
- the argF gene encoding ornithine carbamoyltransferase, with protein sequence MATSHFLTLLDIESATLEKLMHRATELKQMQHQGVIYEPFRNKVLGMIFEKSSTRTRVSFESAMIQCGGGAIFLSPRDTQLGRGEPVADTARVLSRMADIIMIRTFEHEKVETFARHSRVPVINALTDTYHPCQLLADIQTYMEHRGSIKGKIVTWIGDGNNMCHSYINAARQFGFQLRVACPSGFEPNETLVADNSDRVTVTHNPSEAVADSHLVVTDVWASMGQEEQQLERVNAFVNFQVSPKLMDTADKDALFMHCLPAHRGEEISEDMLDDPRSVVWDEAENRLHAQKALMEYLLGTWKP encoded by the coding sequence ATGGCAACGAGCCATTTTCTAACACTTCTGGACATCGAATCCGCCACCCTGGAAAAGCTCATGCATCGCGCTACCGAATTGAAGCAGATGCAGCACCAGGGTGTAATTTACGAACCGTTCAGAAATAAGGTGCTGGGGATGATTTTCGAAAAGTCATCCACGCGCACCCGAGTCTCCTTTGAAAGCGCCATGATTCAATGCGGTGGCGGTGCCATTTTCCTGTCACCAAGGGACACCCAACTGGGTCGGGGAGAGCCGGTGGCGGATACTGCCCGGGTACTTTCTCGGATGGCCGACATCATCATGATCCGCACTTTCGAACACGAAAAAGTGGAAACCTTTGCACGCCACTCGCGGGTGCCGGTGATTAATGCGCTAACCGACACCTACCACCCCTGCCAATTATTGGCGGATATCCAGACCTACATGGAACATCGTGGCTCTATTAAAGGCAAAATCGTAACCTGGATCGGTGACGGCAATAACATGTGTCACTCCTATATTAACGCAGCTCGCCAATTCGGCTTTCAATTACGTGTCGCTTGTCCCAGCGGATTTGAACCCAACGAAACACTGGTGGCTGATAACAGCGACCGGGTGACAGTGACTCACAATCCCAGTGAAGCAGTTGCAGATTCGCATTTGGTGGTGACCGATGTATGGGCCAGTATGGGCCAGGAAGAACAGCAGCTGGAAAGGGTCAACGCCTTTGTTAATTTTCAGGTATCACCGAAATTAATGGATACCGCAGATAAGGATGCCCTGTTCATGCATTGCCTGCCTGCGCACCGGGGTGAGGAAATCAGCGAAGACATGCTGGACGATCCACGCTCTGTAGTATGGGATGAAGCAGAAAACCGACTCCACGCACAAAAAGCGTTGATGGAATATTTGCTCGGCACCTGGAAACCCTAG
- a CDS encoding aspartate aminotransferase family protein, whose product MSGSGLMTTYRPMSITFERGDGVWLYDNEGNQYLDCISGIAVCGLGHCHPKVTQTLQEQAARLVHTSNLYRISHQEELGRRLAEITGMDACFFGNSGAEANECAIKIARLYGHNKGIEKPNIVVTDGSFHGRTLATLSATGNRKVQAGFEPLVQGFIRAPYNDLEAIRKIAENNPHVVAMLVEPVQGEGGIQIPDDQYLSGLRKICDENGWLLMLDEIQTGNGRTGSYFAYQQMGFIPDVVTTAKGLGNGLPIGACLATGEAALTLQPGNHGSTYGGNPLCCATALTVVDTIMSEQLPAKALALGQRIVDGFKDQLGGQSIVREIRGKGLLIGIELTKPCADLVGLAREQGLLINVTADKVVRLLPALVMSEDQADKMVASVSQLIKSWAAN is encoded by the coding sequence ATGTCGGGAAGCGGTTTGATGACCACCTATCGCCCAATGTCGATTACCTTTGAAAGAGGCGATGGGGTTTGGCTATATGACAATGAAGGGAATCAATATTTGGATTGCATCAGTGGTATTGCCGTTTGCGGTCTCGGCCACTGCCATCCAAAAGTCACTCAAACACTGCAGGAGCAAGCTGCACGGCTGGTTCATACCTCCAACCTGTATCGTATATCCCACCAGGAAGAACTGGGTCGACGCTTAGCGGAAATTACTGGAATGGACGCGTGCTTTTTCGGTAATTCCGGGGCAGAGGCCAACGAGTGCGCAATCAAAATTGCCCGACTGTACGGCCATAACAAAGGGATTGAAAAGCCTAACATCGTAGTAACGGACGGATCTTTCCATGGCCGTACTCTGGCGACCTTGAGCGCCACCGGAAATCGCAAGGTGCAGGCGGGCTTTGAACCTCTGGTGCAGGGTTTTATCCGCGCTCCTTACAACGACCTTGAAGCGATCCGCAAGATTGCTGAAAATAACCCACATGTGGTGGCGATGCTGGTGGAGCCCGTGCAGGGCGAAGGCGGCATTCAGATTCCGGACGACCAATACCTGAGCGGATTGCGAAAAATCTGCGATGAAAATGGCTGGCTCTTGATGCTCGACGAGATTCAGACCGGCAATGGCCGCACCGGCAGCTACTTTGCCTATCAGCAGATGGGTTTTATACCCGATGTGGTCACAACCGCGAAAGGACTGGGCAACGGCCTGCCTATCGGTGCGTGCCTTGCAACCGGAGAAGCGGCGCTGACACTACAGCCCGGCAATCACGGGTCCACCTATGGCGGCAATCCGTTGTGTTGTGCCACCGCTTTAACCGTAGTGGACACCATCATGTCCGAACAGCTTCCGGCTAAAGCATTGGCATTGGGACAACGCATTGTTGACGGATTTAAAGATCAGCTAGGTGGCCAGTCGATCGTTCGTGAAATACGCGGCAAAGGGTTACTGATTGGCATAGAACTGACCAAACCCTGCGCAGATCTGGTGGGCTTGGCCCGCGAGCAGGGCTTGCTGATCAACGTGACTGCTGACAAGGTAGTGCGCCTGTTACCGGCCCTGGTGATGAGCGAGGATCAGGCGGACAAAATGGTTGCCAGTGTCAGCCAACTCATAAAGAGCTGGGCCGCCAATTAG
- a CDS encoding molybdopterin oxidoreductase family protein, protein MQNQMQKQQTHYRVCHLCEAMCGLEITTEGDQVLSVKGDAEDPLSQGYVCPKSTAIVDIHTDPDRLRFPMRRVGDQWQTISWEEAYDLVAANLVGIRQQHGNNALGIYMGNPTVHNWGMMTHSSYLFKPLKTRNRFSATSVDQLPHQLMCYWMYGHQVQVPVPDIDRSDLLIIVGGNPMASNGSIWSVPGFRLRAKALRQRGGKMVVIDPRRSETAEIADQHEFIRPGTDAYFLLAMAREIFRNGWVKTAHLGKHLADLDKAEKAVQPFTAELAESKTGIVADTLRQLAHDLAHTERASIYGRMGISVQQFGSVCQWGIQLLNIITGHLDVPGGYTFSLPAIDPIYGATSKPGHFNVWQSRVRGLPEFGGELPSSALAEEILTSGEGQIRALITGAGNPVLSTPNGRQLEQALASLEFMVSIDFYINETTRFADVILPPTSPLEHDHYDLALLPFAVRNVAKYSPALFPKPADTRHDWEIMSELGAKVNALLGNEPASVFAPEMMLAMGLQAGPHKNSVSFQALQENPHGIDLGAHESQFPERLAHQDKMIRCAPEAVLKDLSRLLAASEPDPDKPFSLIGRRHVRSNNSWMHNYQRLVKGKGRCQLLMNPRDAEKLGFVSGQDVQVCSRVGQVIAVLEASDEMMSGVVSLPHGWGHTREGVQLEIAQANAGVSANDLTDDRFLDQLSGNAALNGVPVAVSAID, encoded by the coding sequence ATGCAAAACCAAATGCAGAAGCAACAGACACACTACCGGGTTTGCCATTTGTGCGAAGCCATGTGCGGACTGGAGATTACCACTGAAGGTGATCAGGTATTAAGCGTGAAAGGGGATGCGGAAGACCCCCTGAGCCAGGGCTACGTTTGTCCGAAATCCACAGCAATTGTTGATATTCATACAGACCCTGACCGATTGCGCTTTCCCATGCGTCGGGTCGGCGATCAATGGCAAACCATCAGCTGGGAAGAAGCCTACGATTTGGTGGCAGCAAATCTGGTTGGCATTCGACAACAGCATGGCAACAATGCCCTGGGCATCTATATGGGAAATCCGACGGTACATAACTGGGGCATGATGACCCACAGCAGTTATCTGTTTAAACCCTTAAAAACCCGCAACCGGTTTTCGGCCACCTCGGTAGACCAGTTACCGCACCAGCTCATGTGTTATTGGATGTACGGACACCAGGTGCAGGTGCCGGTGCCTGATATTGACCGCAGTGATTTACTGATCATTGTTGGCGGTAATCCTATGGCATCCAATGGCAGTATATGGAGTGTGCCGGGCTTTCGCCTTCGCGCGAAAGCATTGCGTCAGCGTGGCGGCAAAATGGTGGTAATTGATCCACGCCGCAGTGAAACCGCAGAAATAGCCGATCAGCATGAATTTATCCGACCGGGTACGGATGCCTATTTTTTGTTGGCCATGGCGAGGGAAATTTTCCGCAACGGCTGGGTCAAAACCGCGCACTTGGGCAAGCATCTTGCGGACCTGGATAAAGCGGAAAAAGCAGTTCAACCGTTTACTGCGGAATTAGCGGAATCCAAGACCGGTATTGTTGCCGATACCTTGCGTCAACTTGCTCATGACCTTGCACATACAGAGCGGGCATCTATTTATGGTCGCATGGGAATTTCGGTTCAGCAATTTGGTTCCGTATGCCAATGGGGTATCCAATTACTCAATATTATCACCGGTCATCTGGATGTGCCGGGCGGCTACACCTTTAGCTTGCCCGCTATTGATCCTATCTATGGCGCCACCAGTAAACCCGGTCATTTTAATGTCTGGCAGAGCCGGGTGCGGGGCTTGCCGGAATTCGGTGGCGAGTTGCCCAGTTCAGCATTGGCGGAAGAAATCCTGACGTCGGGAGAAGGGCAGATTCGCGCCCTGATTACTGGCGCAGGCAATCCGGTGTTGTCGACCCCGAACGGGCGCCAGTTGGAGCAGGCCTTAGCTTCCCTGGAATTTATGGTATCCATCGATTTCTATATCAATGAGACCACCCGATTTGCCGATGTGATTTTACCCCCTACCAGCCCTTTGGAACACGATCACTACGATTTGGCATTATTGCCGTTTGCGGTGCGCAACGTTGCTAAGTACAGTCCGGCGTTGTTTCCTAAACCGGCTGATACTCGTCATGATTGGGAGATCATGTCGGAGCTGGGAGCAAAAGTGAACGCATTGTTGGGTAACGAACCTGCGTCTGTATTCGCGCCTGAAATGATGTTGGCCATGGGCTTACAAGCGGGCCCCCATAAGAACAGTGTCAGTTTCCAGGCCTTACAGGAGAACCCCCACGGCATTGATCTGGGTGCCCATGAGTCACAATTCCCTGAGCGATTGGCACATCAGGATAAGATGATTCGTTGTGCGCCGGAAGCGGTTTTAAAGGATCTTTCCCGTTTGCTGGCGGCGTCCGAACCGGATCCGGACAAGCCATTTTCCCTGATCGGGCGTCGACACGTAAGAAGCAACAATTCCTGGATGCATAATTATCAAAGGCTGGTCAAAGGCAAGGGGCGTTGCCAGTTGCTGATGAACCCGCGCGATGCTGAAAAACTGGGTTTTGTGAGCGGTCAGGATGTTCAGGTTTGCTCCCGAGTGGGGCAGGTGATAGCGGTGCTTGAAGCCAGTGATGAGATGATGAGCGGGGTTGTGAGTCTGCCTCATGGCTGGGGGCATACCCGGGAAGGGGTGCAACTGGAGATTGCTCAAGCCAACGCCGGCGTCAGCGCCAATGACCTCACTGACGATCGGTTTTTGGATCAACTCTCCGGTAACGCTGCGTTGAACGGTGTACCCGTTGCGGTGTCGGCGATCGATTAA
- a CDS encoding ABC transporter ATP-binding protein has product MQNPLLQLDAVSCAYGDSNVVQELSFHVNKGDIACLLGPSGCGKTTTLRAIAGFEPIHLGHIYLDGVEVSTPAHRLPPEKRKLGMVFQDYALFPHLTIWENVCFGLRKSSTQQRKYTADKVLELVGLEQYRQRYPHELSGGQQQRVALARALAPEPNLILLDEPFSNLDVDLRRRLSLEVRDIIKAQGTTALLVTHDQEEAFAMSDKVGVMSDGYLQQWDTPYTIYHEPLNRFVANFIGLGHFIRGKALSPELVDTEIGVIRGDRAYPWLKDSPVDILLRPDDILPDIDSELQAEVLQKTFTGASMLFKLKLPTGSIIEALFPSHNDFEVGEHVGIRLEADHLVAFPAPTQ; this is encoded by the coding sequence ATGCAAAATCCTTTGTTGCAGCTGGACGCTGTCAGTTGTGCTTATGGTGACAGCAATGTCGTTCAGGAGCTTAGCTTTCACGTTAACAAAGGCGACATTGCCTGTTTGCTGGGCCCCAGCGGTTGCGGTAAAACCACCACCCTGCGCGCAATCGCCGGGTTTGAACCCATTCACCTCGGCCACATTTATTTGGATGGCGTCGAGGTATCGACACCGGCCCACCGCCTGCCCCCGGAAAAGCGAAAATTGGGCATGGTATTCCAGGATTACGCCCTGTTTCCACATTTGACCATCTGGGAAAACGTCTGCTTCGGGCTACGCAAATCCAGCACCCAGCAACGCAAATACACCGCTGATAAAGTGCTGGAGTTAGTGGGTCTTGAACAATACCGCCAGCGCTACCCTCATGAGCTTTCCGGCGGTCAACAGCAACGGGTAGCGTTGGCACGAGCACTGGCGCCTGAACCCAATCTGATATTACTGGACGAACCGTTCTCTAATCTCGATGTGGATCTGAGACGACGCTTGAGCCTGGAGGTCCGGGATATCATTAAGGCTCAGGGCACTACCGCATTACTGGTGACCCACGACCAGGAGGAAGCCTTCGCCATGTCGGACAAAGTGGGCGTCATGTCAGACGGCTATCTGCAACAATGGGACACGCCATACACTATCTATCATGAACCTTTGAACCGTTTCGTGGCGAACTTTATCGGACTGGGCCATTTCATTCGCGGCAAAGCATTGTCGCCGGAATTAGTGGATACGGAGATCGGTGTTATACGCGGCGACCGGGCCTATCCCTGGTTAAAGGATTCCCCGGTCGATATCCTGCTCAGACCGGACGATATCCTACCGGACATAGACAGCGAATTGCAGGCCGAAGTGTTGCAGAAAACCTTCACCGGCGCGTCTATGCTGTTCAAACTGAAACTACCCACCGGCAGCATTATCGAAGCGCTTTTTCCCAGTCACAATGACTTTGAAGTGGGTGAGCACGTTGGCATACGCCTGGAAGCGGATCACCTGGTGGCGTTCCCCGCTCCCACCCAATAG